One part of the Drosophila teissieri strain GT53w chromosome 3R, Prin_Dtei_1.1, whole genome shotgun sequence genome encodes these proteins:
- the LOC122618763 gene encoding ras-related protein Rab-11A isoform X1, producing MGAREDEYDYLFKVVLIGDSGVGKSNLLSRFTRNEFNLESKSTIGVEFATRSIEVDGKTIKAQIWDTAGQERYRAITSAYYRGAVGALLVYDIAKHLTYENVERWLRELRDHADQNIVIMLVGNKSDLRHLRSVPTDEAKLFAERNGLSFIETSALDSTNVETAFQNILTEIYRIVSQKQIRDPPEGDVIRPSNVEPIDVKPTVTADVRKQCCQ from the exons atgGGTGCAAGAGAAGACGAGTACGATTATCTGTTCAAAG TTGTCCTTATCGGTGACTCCGGTGTTGGCAAAAGTAATTTGCTTTCACGTTTCACGCGCaatgaattcaatttggaGTCCAAGTCGACGATTGGCGTTGAGTTTGCAACGCGCAGCATAGAG GTCgatggcaaaacaattaaagcgCAAATCTGGGATACGGCCGGCCAGGAGCGTTATCGCGCCATCACCTCTGCCTACTACCGCGGTGCCGTGGGGGCCCTGCTCGTCTATGACATTGCCAAGCATCTGACCTACGAGAACGTGGAGCGGTGGCTGCGGGAGCTGCGCGACCACGCTGACCAGAACATCGTCATCATGCTAGTGGGCAACAAGTCCGACTTGCGGCACTTGCGCTCCGTGCCCACGGACGAGGCGAAGTTGTTTGCCGAGCGTAACGGCTTGAGTTTCATAGAAACCTCGGCCCTTGACTCGACGAACGTTGAAACGGCATTCCAGAACATACTCACAG AGATCTATCGCATTGTGTCGCAGAAACAGATCAGAGATCCGCCGGAAGGCGACGTCATCCGCCCGTCGAACGTGGAGCCCATCGACGTGAAGCCGACTGTCACCGCCGATGTGCGCAAACAGTGCTGTCAGTGA
- the LOC122618763 gene encoding ras-related protein Rab-11A isoform X2 — translation MQLVVLIGDSGVGKSNLLSRFTRNEFNLESKSTIGVEFATRSIEVDGKTIKAQIWDTAGQERYRAITSAYYRGAVGALLVYDIAKHLTYENVERWLRELRDHADQNIVIMLVGNKSDLRHLRSVPTDEAKLFAERNGLSFIETSALDSTNVETAFQNILTEIYRIVSQKQIRDPPEGDVIRPSNVEPIDVKPTVTADVRKQCCQ, via the exons atgcaactAG TTGTCCTTATCGGTGACTCCGGTGTTGGCAAAAGTAATTTGCTTTCACGTTTCACGCGCaatgaattcaatttggaGTCCAAGTCGACGATTGGCGTTGAGTTTGCAACGCGCAGCATAGAG GTCgatggcaaaacaattaaagcgCAAATCTGGGATACGGCCGGCCAGGAGCGTTATCGCGCCATCACCTCTGCCTACTACCGCGGTGCCGTGGGGGCCCTGCTCGTCTATGACATTGCCAAGCATCTGACCTACGAGAACGTGGAGCGGTGGCTGCGGGAGCTGCGCGACCACGCTGACCAGAACATCGTCATCATGCTAGTGGGCAACAAGTCCGACTTGCGGCACTTGCGCTCCGTGCCCACGGACGAGGCGAAGTTGTTTGCCGAGCGTAACGGCTTGAGTTTCATAGAAACCTCGGCCCTTGACTCGACGAACGTTGAAACGGCATTCCAGAACATACTCACAG AGATCTATCGCATTGTGTCGCAGAAACAGATCAGAGATCCGCCGGAAGGCGACGTCATCCGCCCGTCGAACGTGGAGCCCATCGACGTGAAGCCGACTGTCACCGCCGATGTGCGCAAACAGTGCTGTCAGTGA
- the LOC122620050 gene encoding peptidyl-prolyl cis-trans isomerase CPR6 — MDWYVGTEWEDKNRGLAKKVISLQFTDMEKPSALSTVEFSVKKKAANLGGRPSKYLASDESATYPQKHILEMGTSLTAVDCYLELLLQHFVPGETAACSITTKTGERIEFELELEKIVKNTQVEKLSAAEIYEVALRLKESGVRTFKAFPKFAFDYFVRAAKLLITYKPFDKLTKKANGISGQAVEALFIQIQTNLAACLLQEKRYEHVIYHTQFVETEESPSEKSIYRRALAYYHLKEFAKAQATIERLPNYEEKREFSKLRDNIASSWKDSNAHYKEVVQRMFS; from the coding sequence ATGGACTGGTACGTGGGCACAGAGTGGGAGGACAAGAACCGTGGCCTGGCGAAGAAGGTAATTAGCCTCCAGTTCACCGACATGGAAAAGCCATCGGCATTAAGTACGGTGGAATTCAGTGTCAAAAAGAAAGCCGCCAACTTGGGAGGACGACCtagcaaatatttggccagcGATGAGTCTGCGACGTATCCTCAGAAGCACATCCTCGAAATGGGCACCAGCCTGACCGCAGTAGACTGCTActtggagctgctgctgcagcacttTGTGCCTGGTGAAACGGCAGCGTGTAGCATTACGACCAAAACCGGCGAACGGATTGAATttgagctggagctggaaaagATTGTAAAGAACACTCAAGTAGAGAAGCTAAGCGCTGCAGAGATCTATGAGGTGGCACTGCGTCTTAAGGAGAGCGGCGTGCGCACATTTAAGGCGTTCCCGAAATTCGCCTTTGATTACTTTGTGCGAGCCGCAAAGTTGCTGATTACCTACAAACCCTTTGATAAACTGACCAAAAAGGCCAATGGCATCAGCGGTCAGGCGGTGGAGGCGCTCTTTATCCAGATACAGACCAACCTGGCCGCCTGTTTGCTGCAGGAAAAACGCTATGAGCACGTAATCTACCACACGCAGTTTGTGGAGACGGAGGAGAGCCCCAGCGAGAAGAGCATCTACCGGCGAGCACTAGCCTACTATCACCTGAAGGAATTCGCCAAGGCACAGGCCACCATCGAGCGGTTGCCCAATTACGAGGAGAAGCGAGAGTTCAGCAAGCTGCGCGACAATATCGCTAGCAGCTGGAAGGATAGCAATGCCCATTACAAAGAGGTGGTGCAGCGCATGTTTAGTTAG
- the LOC122620049 gene encoding protein Peter pan, with amino-acid sequence MGGKKKVHPKTRTAAFKASEPSEIVEAPHSFVIHRGLACPYITDLTLDFRRIMEPFTASNLREKRMNRIKDFVSLSSFFHVSHMGIFNKASTQLSFKVIRLPRGPSLTFKVHQFTLARDVISLSKKQMIDNDHFKHAPLVIMNNFSGDGKHLKLMATTFQNMFPSINLAQVNIGTIRRCVLFSYNPETKLVEMRHYSVQVVPVGLKRAVQKIVKGTVPNLGKCNEVVDFVTKDGYASESEAEDDEQSHVVLAQTLKSKGNLEDNKSSIKLHEIGPRLTMQLIKIEEGLLTGEVLYHDHVVKTEDEKETLRKLVEKKRKQKEQRKKQQAENRARNLKIKKDEKWAAKRAAEGRTDSDPEDDAEYYKEEVGEEPDEELFKMEAKSSRKRPSLGGGMKYKNKRAKLDTKDKKEKPDRKDKYDRKDKFDRKDKKEKFDPKNRRAKFDPKNKRAKFDHKKSRKSK; translated from the exons atGGGCGGTAAAAAGAAAGTGCATCCCAAGACGCGCACGGCGGCCTTCAAGGCCAGCGAGCCGAGCGAGATCGTGGAGGCGCCGCACTCCTTCGTCATCCATCGCGGCCTCGCCTGTCCATACATTACTGACCTCACCCTAGACTTCCGCCGCATCATGGAGCCCTTCACGGCCAGCAATCTGCGCGAGAAGCGGATGAACCGCATCAAGGACTTTGTCAGCCTGAGCAGCTTCTTCCACGTCTCGCACATGGGCATCTTCAACAAGGCCTCCACGCAGCTATCTTTTAAAGTGATCCGCCTGCCGCGCGGTCCGTCCCTGACTTTTaag GTTCACCAGTTCACCCTTGCCAGAGATGTGATCTCGCTAAGCAAAAAGCAGATGATTGACAACGATCACTTCAAACACGCTCCGCTGGTCATCATGAACAACTTCAGCGGCGATGGCAAGCACCTCAAGCTGATGGCCACCACGTTCCAGAACATGTTTCCCTCCATCAACTTGGCCCAGGTCAATATTGGCACCATTCGTCGCTGCGTCCTGTTCTCCTACAATCCGGAAACGAAGCTGGTGGAGATGCGACACTACTCCGTGCAGGTGGTGCCCGTGGGCTTGAAGCGAGCGGTACAAAAGATCGTCAAGGGAACGGTGCCTAATCTGGGCAAGTGCAACGAAGTCGTGGACTTTGTGACCAA GGACGGCTATGCTTCTGAATCAGAGGCCGAAGATGATGAACAGTCACACGTGGTCCTGGCACAAACTCTCAAGAGCAAGGGCAATTTGGAGGACAACAAGAGCTCTATTAAGCTACACGAGATCGGACCTCGTCTTACCATGCAGCTCATCAAAATAGAAGAGGGACTTCTGACAGGCGAAGTTCTTTATCACGACCATGTGGTGAAGACAGAGGACGAAAAGGAAACTCTGCGCAAGCTGGTCGAAAAGAAGCGaaagcagaaggagcagcgcAAGAAGCAGCAGGCAGAGAACCGGGCTCGCAACTTGAAAATTAAGAAGGATGAAAAGTGGGCTGCCAAGAGGGCGGCGGAGGGACGAACTGATAGTGACCCTGAGGATGATGCGGAGTACTACAAGGAGGAAGTCGGCGAGGAACCAGACGAAG AACTCTTCAAAATGGAAGCAAAGTCCTCCCGAAAGCGGCCTAGTCTGGGCGGCGGAATGAAATACAAGAACAAGCGGGCTAAGCTGGATACCAAGGACAAGAAGGAGAAACCTGACCGCAAGGACAAGTACGATCGCAAGGACAAGTTCGATCGTAAGGACAAGAAGGAAAAGTTCGACCCCAAGAACAGGAGAGCCAAGTTCGATCCCAAGAACAAGCGCGCCAAGTTTGATCAcaaaaaaagtagaaaatcAAAGTAG
- the LOC122620469 gene encoding major facilitator superfamily domain-containing protein 10 — protein sequence MADLRSRQNGTVAVEKQNQVQAGSHHNNNRGLDKEASANGKPEKSDPMIYIIFVSLLFDLLAFTIILPLLPSLLEHYRHNDSSGLYAVLTDRVRWFQQLLGAPERYISVLFGGFLGSMFSFLQFVTSPIVGGLSDYYGRKPVLLTCATGIALSYLLWACSSNFALFVLARFVGGISKGNISLCMSVITDVSSVQTRGRGMALVGVAFSLGFIVGPMIGALFAIFSDKSGSTWFVLPSLLAFGLGVGDLLVLACCLRETLPKEKRVKEISSALSYGLQLLNFSAIFRFAAIKNVPRKDISALRSIGLIYFLYLFLYSGLEFTVTFLMYHKFGYTSMDQAKMFLTTGVIMTLLQGSVVRRLPEAKIKGYAIFSLYLIVPAFVIVGLAEGSRMLYAGMTLFAISTAFAVTCLTTLVSKYGNDDQKGSVLGIFRSLGALARALGPVVGCIAFWCVGSRITYIAGGLLLIYPAVALQRSRI from the exons ATGGCCGACCTACGGAGTCGCCAGAATGGAACCGTTGCTGTGGAGAAGCAAAACCAAGTCCAAGCCGGAAGtcaccacaacaacaatagaGGGCTGGATAAGGAAGCATCCGCGAATGGAAAGCCGGAGAAGAGTGACCCCATGATATACATAATCTTCGTATCGCTGCTCTTCGACTTGCTGGCCTTTACCATCattctgccgctgctgccctCGCTGTTGGAGCACTATCGCCATAACGACAGTTCCGGCCTGTATGCCGTGCTCACGGATAGAGTGCGCTGGTTCCAGCAGCTCCTTGGCGCCCCGGAGCGCTACATATCCGTGCTCTTTGGGGGCTTCCTCGGCTCCATGTTTAGCTTCCTGCAGTTCGTGACCAGTCCGATTGTCGGAGGACTCTCGGATTACTACGGAAGAAAACCAGTGCTGCTGACTTGTGCA ACTGGCATCGCGTTATCCTATCTCCTCTGGGCCTGCTCTAGCAACTTTGCCCTGTTCGTTTTGGCCCGCTTTGTGGGCGGCATAAGCAAGGGCAACATATCGCTGTGCATGTCCGTCATTACGGATGTGTCTAGCGTACAGACCCGTGGACGCGGAATGGcccttgtgggcgtggccttcTCACTGGGCTTTATTGTGGGGCCCATGATTGGAGCCCTGTTTGCCATATTCTCCGATAAAAGTGGAAGCACTTGGTTTGTGTTGCCCTCTCTCCTGGCGTTTGGCCTGGGGGTTGGAGATCTTCTGGTACTGGCGTGTTGTCTGCGGGAAACTTTGCCCAAG GAGAAACGTGTTAAGGAGATATCTTCTGCCCTGTCGTATGGCCTGCAGTTGCTCAACTTTTCGGCCATATTTAG ATTTGCTGCCATCAAAAATGTGCCCAGGAAAGACATTTCGGCCCTGCGATCTATTGGCCTGATATATTTCCTCTACCTCTTTCTGTATTCCGGCTTGGAGTTCACTGTCACTTTTCTGATGTACCACAAATTCGGTTACACTTCGATGGATCAGGCGAAGATGTTTCTGACAACAG GTGTAATAATGACTTTGCTGCAGGGATCAGTGGTCCGACGGTTGCCCGAGGCGAAGATCAAGGGCTATGCCATCTTCAGTCTGTACCTCATTGTACCCGCCTTCGTAATAGTGGGCCTGGCCGAGGGCAGTCGCATGCTTTACGCCGGCATGACTCTATTTGCAATTTCCACAGCCTTCGCTGTCACGTGTCTGACCACCCTCGTATCCAAGTACGGAAACGATGACCAGAAGGGTTCAGTATTGGGCATATTCCGCTCACTGGGAGCTTTGGCTCGTGCTCTGGGTCCCGTAGTGGGGTGCATTG CCTTCTGGTGTGTGGGCTCAAGGATCACCTATATAGCCGGCGGACTTCTGCTCATTTATCCAGCCGTGGCCTTGCAACGCTCTCGCATTTGA
- the LOC122621124 gene encoding exocyst complex component 6, producing MSKVTVQDIEAVDDYWGPTFRSILEGNNTKQIGDQLEQRIRSHDKEIERICNLYYQGFIDSIQELLQVRTQAQQLHNEVHSLDTSLRQISASLIQQGNDLVRARQIESNLASAIEALKSCLPALECYMKFTQQAKNKQYYQALRTLETLETEHLTRLKTHNYRFATQMQIQIPIIKENIRRSSALDFREFLENIRKFSPRIGELAITHTKKLQKRDINAIIAEHMQQVNGGEACGAGAGGDDDGANISAQDLIDFSPIYRCLHIYMVLGQREYFEKDYRQQRRDQAKLVLQPPPNMHDNLEAYKTYICAIVGFFVVEDHVKNTAGDVVTNSYLEDLWSSSLTKFVNEISMSSSSCTDPNILLRIKNLIMLSINTFKCYGYTVNILWELLHNMRDHYNEVLLQRWVHVFREILDKEQFLPMVVQNTEEYECIIERFPFHSEQLENAPFPKKFPFSRMVPEVYHQAKEFMYACMKFAEELTLSPNEVAAMVRKAANLLLTRSFSGCLSVVFRQPSITLTQLIQIIIDTQYLEKAGPFLDEFVCHMTNTERSVSQTPSAMFHVARQDAEKQVGLRICSKIDEFFELSAYDWLLVEPPGIASAFITDMISYLKSTFDNFAFKLPHIAQAACRRTFEHIAEKIYSIMYDEDVKQISTGALTQINLDLMQCEFFAASEPVPGLKEGELSKYFLRNRQLLDLLILEEWSTYFHDYGKQENRYHMVQPQSIIVILEKIREADKKPIFSLVRKNDKKKLLETVLKQLKHIADRQN from the exons ATGTCAAAGGTGACCGTGCAAGATATTGAGGCGGTGGACGACTATTGGGGACCGACATTCCGTTCGATTCTCGAAG GCAACAACACCAAGCAGATTGGGGACCAACTGGAACAGCGGATTCGTAGCCATGACAAGGAGATCGAGCGGATATGCAACCTGTACTATCAGGGTTTCATCGACTCAATTCAGGAGCTGCTCCAGGTGCGCACGCAGGCACAACAGCTGCACAACGAGGTGCATTCCCTGGACACGTCCCTTCGCCAGATTAGTGCCTCACTGATTCAGCAGGGCAATGATCTAGTGCGAGCCCGTCAGATCGAATCCAACCTGGCCAGCGCCATCGAGGCACTTAAATCCTGTCTGCCTGCATTGGAATGCTACATGAAGTTCACCCAGCAGGCCAAGAATAAGCAGTACTACCAGGCGCTGAGAACTCTGGAGACCCTGGAGACGGAGCACTTAACGCGTTTAAAGACACACAACTACCGCTTCGCCACAcaaatgcagatacagattccCATAATCAAGGAAAATATCCGTCGCTCTTCCGCCTTAGATTTTCGAGAGTTCCTCGAGAACATCCGTAAATTTTCGCCCCGCATCGGAGAGTTGGCCATCACACACACCAAAAAGCTCCAAAAGCGGGATATCAACGCCATCATTGCCGAGCACATGCAGCAGGTGAATGGAGGCGAAGCTTGCGGAGCAGGTGCTGgcggtgatgatgatggcgccAACATAAGTGCCCAGGACCTCATTGACTTCTCCCCCATCTACCGCTGCCTACATATCTACATGGTACTGGGTCAGCGGGAGTACTTCGAGAAGGACTACCGTCAGCAGCGCAGGGATCAGGCGAAACTGGTGCTTCAACCGCCGCCCAACATGCACGACAATTTGGAGGCCTACAAGACTTACATCTGTGCCATCGTTGGCTTCTTTGTGGTTGAGGATCACGTTAAGAACACGGCTGGCGATGTCGTGACTAACAGTTATTTGGAGGATCTGTGGTCCAGCTCGCTAACCAAGTTTGTCAACGAAATCAGCATGAGTTCTTCGTCCTGCACTGATCCTAATATTCTGCTGCGCATTAAGAACCTCATAATGCTTTCCATCAACACCTTTAAGTGCTACGGTTACACCGTGAACATCCTCTGGGAACTACTGCACAACATGCGGGATCATTATAATGAG GTGTTACTGCAACGCTGGGTGCATGTGTTCCGCGAAATTCTCGACAAGGAACAGTTTTTACCTATGGTTGTGCAAAACACGGAAGAGTATGAATGCATCATCGAACGTTTCCCCTTCCACTCGGAACAGCTTGAGAATGCTCCATTTCCAAAGAAATTCCCCTTTTCGAGAATGGTCCCAGAGGTATATCACCAGGCCAAAGAATTCATGTACGCCTGCATGAAGTTTGCTGAGGAGCTCACCCTATCACCCAACGAGGTGGCCGCCATGGTGCGCAAGGCGGCCAACCTTCTGCTCACGCGAAGTTTTAGTGGCTGTCTATCTGTGGTATTCCGCCAACCGAGCATTACGCTGACGCAGCTCATCCAGATCATAATTGACACGCAGTACTTGGAGAAGGCAGGACCGTTTTTGGACGAGTTCGTGTGTCATATGACCAACACAGAGAGGAGTGTATCTCAGACACCATCAGCCATGTTCCATGTGGCTCGGCAAGACGCCGAGAAGCAGGTGGGCCTACGTATTTGCTCGAAGATCGACGAGTTCTTCGAATTAAGCGCCTATGACTGGTTACTGGTAGAACCGCCAGGAATCGCCTCAGCCTTTATTACGGACATGATTTCTTACCTTAAGAGCACCTTTGACAACTTTGCCTTTAAGCTGCCCCACATTGCCCAGGCGGCCTGCCGACGCACCTTTGAACACATTGCAGAAAAGATTTATTCGATCATGTATGACGAGGATGTGAAACAGATTTCCACCGGAGCACTCACACAAATCAACCTGGATCTAATGCAGTGCGAGTTTTTCGCGGCTTCGGAACCTGTGCCTGGTCTGAAGGAAGGAGAACTGAGCAAGTACTTCCTGCGTAACCGTCAGCTGTTAGACCTGCTCATCCTAGAGGAATGGAGCACGTATTTCCATGACTATGGAAAGCAAGAGAACCGATACCACATGGTGCAACCTCAGTCCATTATTGTGATACTGGAAAAGATTCGCGAGGCGGATAAGAAGCCCATTTTCTCGCTGGTGCGAAAGAACGACAAGAAGAAACTTTTAGAGACAGTGCTCAAGCAGCTAAAGCACATCGCCGATAGACAGAATTAG